In a genomic window of Blattabacterium cuenoti:
- the mgtE gene encoding magnesium transporter, producing MFNEDKDYLNNYKFLNSQTVSRLIKIIHQNPNDVVKIFSLLKLCKAISIFKELDFSIKKKIIKNVSSIKKMELLSNLSVDDRDYFLENLPRNILKDLIKYLNTEDKYKTLVSLGYPKSSVGRLMIPYCLAVKKTWSVQEVLDYIRKEIKNSDVIEIVYIVDQEGKLIDDVKIREILLVDPNTKISDLINNDESYTKNETLNITDTEKEATKIFSISNRISLPVIDDQNFLLGIVTVDDILRVLNENYREDFQKIGGMEVLNESYLNVPLYKLIKKRAGWLILLFIGEMLTTTVMQKFSSVIEKAVVLALFIPLVVSSGGNSGSQAASLIIQAMALGEVKIKDWWIVMRREIICGFFLGSILGLTGFIRVVAWHKINLFNYGSHWILVGITVFLSLIGVVLWGTLSGSMLPFVIKKLRGDPASSSAPFVATLVDVVGLIIYFSISYLLLHGTLFN from the coding sequence ATGTTTAATGAGGATAAAGATTATTTAAATAACTATAAATTTCTAAATAGTCAAACTGTAAGTAGATTAATAAAAATTATCCATCAGAATCCTAACGATGTTGTAAAAATATTTAGTTTATTAAAATTATGTAAGGCAATTTCTATTTTTAAAGAATTAGATTTTTCTATAAAAAAAAAAATTATAAAAAATGTGTCTTCTATCAAGAAAATGGAATTATTAAGTAACCTATCAGTAGATGATCGTGATTATTTTTTAGAAAATTTACCCAGAAATATTTTAAAAGATTTAATAAAATATTTAAATACAGAAGATAAATATAAAACCCTAGTATCTCTAGGATATCCTAAAAGTAGTGTAGGTCGTTTAATGATACCATATTGTCTTGCTGTTAAAAAAACCTGGAGTGTACAAGAAGTTTTGGATTATATTCGTAAAGAAATAAAAAATAGTGATGTTATAGAAATTGTTTATATAGTAGATCAAGAAGGAAAATTAATAGATGATGTGAAAATACGAGAAATTCTGCTAGTAGATCCAAATACAAAAATATCTGATCTCATTAATAATGATGAATCTTATACTAAGAATGAAACTTTAAACATTACAGATACAGAGAAAGAAGCTACTAAAATATTTTCTATAAGTAATAGAATTTCACTTCCAGTTATAGATGATCAGAATTTTTTATTGGGAATAGTGACTGTAGACGATATTTTACGGGTCTTAAATGAAAATTATAGAGAAGATTTTCAAAAAATAGGAGGAATGGAAGTTTTAAATGAATCTTATTTAAATGTTCCTTTATACAAGCTTATTAAAAAAAGAGCTGGATGGTTAATTTTATTGTTTATAGGAGAGATGTTAACTACAACAGTCATGCAAAAATTTTCAAGTGTTATAGAAAAAGCTGTGGTTCTTGCATTGTTCATACCTTTGGTTGTTTCAAGTGGTGGAAACAGTGGATCTCAAGCTGCAAGTTTAATTATACAAGCAATGGCTTTAGGAGAGGTAAAGATAAAGGATTGGTGGATTGTGATGCGAAGAGAAATTATTTGTGGATTTTTCTTAGGAAGTATTCTAGGATTAACAGGTTTTATACGTGTGGTAGCTTGGCATAAAATCAATTTATTTAATTATGGTTCACATTGGATTTTAGTAGGAATTACGGTTTTTTTATCTTTGATAGGAGTAGTATTATGGGGAACATTAAGCGGTTCAATGTTACCTTTTGTAATTAAAAAATTAAGAGGAGACCCTGCCAGTTCTTCAGCTCCTTTTGTAGCTACGTTAGTAGATGTTGTTGGACTAATTATATATTTTTCCATATCTTATCTCCTTTTACATGGAACTTTATTTAATTAA
- the asnS gene encoding asparagine--tRNA ligase, with protein sequence MVRKYSIKELLNKGTLFINKKVLVEGWIRSFRYSIFIILNDGSTIKNIQIILPKKLDKRIIKKITIGSSIRVIGIVKKSIGTKQYIELQSLDITIYESVDSKIIQKSILQPKKHSLKKLREQAHLRFRTNIFGCIMRIRHNIAFCIHKYFHENGFFYLHTPIITTSNCEGTGKMFQITTMDLKKEPIDYEKDFFKCKTYLSVSGQLEAESASLGLGKVYTFGPVFRAENSNTSRHLSEFWMIEPEIAFYHLEENINLAETFLKFIIRYIIENSMEDLVFLNQCLDNKGNQKKKNFLLEKLELILKFSFKKISYTEVIKLLDQEEKKKNIKFLHPIIWGMDLQSEHEQYLVDKYFKIPVIVFDYPCNIKAFYMRMNNDGKTVRAMDILFPGIGEILGGSQREERYDILLQRMKDTNTDKNKLWWYLDTRRFGSVPHSGFGLGFDRLVQFITGMNNIRDVIPFPRTPNNAEF encoded by the coding sequence ATGGTAAGAAAATATTCAATTAAAGAATTACTAAATAAAGGAACATTATTTATAAATAAAAAGGTATTAGTTGAAGGATGGATCCGTTCTTTTCGTTATTCTATTTTTATTATTTTAAATGATGGTTCTACAATTAAAAATATTCAAATTATTTTACCCAAAAAATTGGATAAAAGGATTATAAAAAAAATAACAATTGGTAGTTCTATTAGAGTTATAGGAATAGTCAAAAAAAGTATTGGAACAAAACAATATATTGAACTCCAATCTTTAGATATAACTATATATGAATCAGTAGATTCAAAAATTATTCAAAAATCTATCTTACAACCTAAAAAACATAGTCTAAAAAAACTGAGAGAACAAGCTCATTTACGTTTTCGAACAAATATTTTTGGTTGCATTATGCGAATTCGACATAATATAGCTTTTTGCATACATAAATATTTTCATGAAAATGGTTTTTTTTATCTTCATACTCCAATTATTACAACTTCAAATTGTGAAGGTACCGGAAAAATGTTTCAGATTACAACAATGGATTTGAAAAAAGAACCAATAGATTATGAAAAAGATTTTTTTAAATGTAAAACATATCTAAGCGTATCTGGACAATTAGAAGCGGAAAGCGCTTCTTTAGGACTAGGAAAAGTGTATACTTTCGGCCCTGTATTTAGAGCGGAAAATTCCAATACTTCACGACATTTATCTGAATTTTGGATGATCGAACCAGAAATTGCTTTTTATCATTTAGAAGAAAACATAAATTTGGCTGAAACTTTTCTAAAGTTTATTATCAGATATATAATTGAAAATAGCATGGAAGATTTAGTTTTTTTAAATCAATGTTTGGATAATAAAGGTAATCAAAAGAAAAAAAATTTTCTTTTAGAAAAATTAGAACTCATTTTAAAATTTTCATTCAAGAAGATTAGTTATACAGAAGTTATAAAACTTCTTGATCAAGAAGAAAAGAAAAAAAATATAAAATTTTTACATCCAATTATTTGGGGAATGGATTTACAATCAGAGCATGAACAATATTTGGTAGACAAGTATTTTAAGATTCCTGTAATTGTGTTTGATTATCCTTGTAATATCAAAGCTTTTTACATGCGTATGAATAATGATGGAAAAACTGTTCGAGCTATGGATATTTTATTCCCTGGAATAGGGGAAATCCTTGGAGGATCTCAAAGAGAAGAACGTTATGACATATTGTTACAACGGATGAAAGATACAAATACTGATAAAAATAAACTTTGGTGGTATTTAGATACACGTCGTTTTGGTTCTGTTCCTCATAGTGGATTTGGGTTGGGTTTTGATCGTTTAGTTCAATTTATAACAGGAATGAACAACATTCGTGATGTCATTCCATTCCCAAGAACTCCAAATAATGCAGAATTTTAA
- a CDS encoding Glu/Leu/Phe/Val family dehydrogenase, producing MSKNKTSAYSFFNCIEKNFDKATRFISSIKKGLLEQIKACNAVYRMHFPVKIGKEIKVIEAYRVQHSHHKLPCKGGIRYSMKVNQDEVMTLAALMTYKCAIVDVPFGGAKGGIKIDPQTISSENIEKITRRYTSELIKKNFIGPGIDVPAPDYGTGEREMSWIFDTFLSLRSGDVDALACVTGKPVSQGGVRGRKEATGLGVFYGIRELCHLKEDMSSVGLDVGLVGKKIIIQGLGNVGYHAATFFHKAGAIIIAVAEREGAIYNEKGLNVSKVFLHLKNTGSILNFPESKNIKNTEKALELECDILIPAALENVIHVNNANYIKAKIIGEAANGPITPEADDILEKKGVIIVPDIYLNAGGVTVSYFEWLKNLSHVRYGRMEKKFRENMNAGLLQVIETVSNKKITIEEKKSILRGPREIDLIHSGLEDTMINGFHKIRDLKKSSKIDNMRTAAFVLAINKIIDSYEKLGIFP from the coding sequence ATGTCAAAAAATAAAACCAGTGCATATAGTTTTTTTAATTGTATAGAAAAAAATTTTGATAAAGCTACACGATTTATTTCTTCTATTAAGAAAGGTCTTTTAGAACAAATTAAAGCTTGCAATGCTGTGTATCGAATGCATTTTCCTGTGAAAATAGGAAAAGAAATAAAAGTAATTGAAGCCTATAGAGTTCAACACTCTCATCATAAACTTCCTTGCAAAGGAGGAATTCGATATAGCATGAAAGTTAATCAAGATGAAGTTATGACTTTAGCTGCTTTAATGACCTATAAATGTGCTATAGTTGATGTTCCTTTTGGAGGAGCTAAAGGTGGAATAAAAATTGATCCACAAACTATATCATCAGAAAATATAGAAAAAATAACACGCCGTTATACTTCTGAATTGATTAAAAAAAATTTTATTGGACCGGGTATAGATGTTCCCGCTCCTGATTATGGAACTGGAGAAAGAGAGATGAGTTGGATTTTTGATACTTTTTTATCTCTTCGTTCTGGGGATGTAGATGCATTAGCTTGTGTAACTGGAAAACCTGTTTCTCAAGGAGGAGTGAGAGGAAGAAAAGAAGCAACAGGATTAGGAGTATTTTATGGTATAAGAGAATTATGTCATCTTAAAGAAGATATGTCTTCTGTGGGCCTTGATGTTGGATTAGTTGGAAAAAAAATTATCATACAAGGATTAGGAAATGTTGGTTATCATGCAGCTACTTTTTTTCACAAGGCAGGAGCCATTATAATAGCCGTAGCAGAAAGAGAGGGGGCTATATATAACGAAAAAGGATTAAATGTATCCAAAGTTTTTTTACATTTAAAAAATACTGGTTCCATACTAAATTTTCCAGAATCAAAAAATATAAAGAATACAGAAAAGGCTTTAGAATTAGAATGTGATATTTTAATTCCAGCGGCATTAGAAAATGTAATACATGTAAATAATGCAAATTATATTAAAGCTAAAATTATTGGAGAAGCAGCAAATGGACCTATTACCCCTGAAGCTGATGATATATTGGAAAAAAAAGGAGTAATTATTGTTCCTGACATTTACTTAAATGCAGGAGGAGTTACTGTTTCTTATTTTGAATGGTTAAAAAATTTAAGTCATGTACGTTATGGACGTATGGAAAAAAAATTTAGAGAAAATATGAATGCTGGATTATTGCAAGTTATAGAAACGGTTTCCAATAAAAAAATTACAATAGAAGAAAAAAAAAGTATTTTAAGAGGACCAAGAGAAATTGATTTAATACATAGTGGTTTAGAAGACACCATGATTAATGGATTTCATAAAATCCGTGATTTAAAAAAATCATCAAAAATAGACAACATGCGTACAGCAGCATTTGTTCTAGCAATCAATAAAATTATTGATTCTTATGAAAAATTAGGAATTTTTCCATAA
- the frr gene encoding ribosome recycling factor, producing the protein MDELNNIFSSCQRDMEKILEKLQKEIHHIRLGSKSLSSFLSKIKIKCYETFFPLIEVANISIIDNMNISIHPWDRSIISNIEKAIINANLGFTPTNKGDYIHIHLPIITEESRKNLMKKIKLQIEHAKILVRRIRKKNNQHIRKLQISEDISKIGENHIQKITSEYIKKVENLFLNKEKEILRI; encoded by the coding sequence ATGGATGAATTAAATAATATTTTTTCCTCTTGTCAAAGAGATATGGAAAAAATTTTAGAAAAACTGCAAAAAGAAATTCATCATATTAGATTAGGTAGTAAATCTCTATCTTCTTTTTTAAGTAAAATAAAAATAAAATGTTACGAAACTTTCTTTCCACTTATAGAAGTGGCAAATATTTCTATTATAGATAATATGAATATTTCTATTCATCCTTGGGATCGGTCTATTATTTCAAATATAGAAAAAGCTATTATTAATGCTAATCTTGGTTTCACGCCAACTAATAAAGGAGATTACATTCATATTCATTTACCTATAATCACAGAAGAAAGTCGAAAAAATTTGATGAAAAAAATAAAATTACAAATAGAACATGCCAAAATTCTTGTCAGAAGAATAAGAAAGAAAAATAACCAACATATAAGAAAACTTCAAATATCAGAAGATATTTCAAAAATAGGAGAAAACCATATACAAAAAATAACAAGCGAATATATAAAAAAAGTAGAAAATTTATTTCTTAATAAGGAAAAAGAAATATTGAGAATATAA
- a CDS encoding RluA family pseudouridine synthase: protein MKKIEIIAKKNQQEIRIDKFLRKNIENMSRNQIQKLIFFGKVIVNQQYIVKKNYKIKPLDFVEIENSSIPILDNLEYKNIIPEKINLNILYEDEDILIVNKPAGMVVHPGFGNYKGTLIHGLKYHFQNSNLDEFDLYRSGLVHRLDKDTSGLLIIAKNEYSKKYLFQQFNLKTIQREYRALIWGNLLEEKGIITGFIGRDPKNRKRMTIFRKNESYKGKYSVTHYKVLERFKYLTYISCNIKTGKTHQIRAHFKYLGHPLFHDSIYGGNKIFMKKKCSKKNIEFFNTCLKILPRQALHSISLSFIHPKNEKFYFYCPIPEDFKIVLQKCRTAFN, encoded by the coding sequence ATGAAAAAAATTGAAATTATTGCCAAAAAAAATCAACAAGAAATTCGCATTGATAAGTTTTTGAGAAAAAATATAGAAAACATGAGTAGAAATCAAATTCAAAAACTTATTTTTTTTGGTAAAGTTATTGTTAATCAACAATATATTGTAAAAAAAAATTATAAAATAAAACCTTTAGATTTTGTAGAAATAGAGAATTCTAGTATTCCTATACTGGATAATTTGGAATACAAAAACATTATTCCAGAAAAAATAAATCTTAATATTCTTTATGAAGATGAAGATATTCTTATCGTTAATAAACCTGCAGGAATGGTTGTTCATCCTGGGTTTGGTAATTATAAAGGAACGTTAATTCATGGATTAAAATATCATTTTCAAAACTCAAACTTAGATGAGTTTGATTTATATAGAAGTGGTTTAGTTCATAGACTAGATAAAGATACATCAGGTTTATTAATTATAGCTAAAAATGAATATTCAAAAAAATATTTATTTCAACAGTTTAACTTAAAAACAATTCAAAGGGAATATAGAGCTTTAATATGGGGAAATTTACTCGAAGAAAAAGGAATTATAACTGGATTTATCGGAAGAGATCCTAAAAATAGAAAAAGAATGACTATTTTTAGAAAAAATGAATCATACAAAGGTAAATATTCTGTTACACATTACAAAGTGCTTGAAAGATTCAAATATTTAACATATATTTCTTGTAATATAAAAACAGGAAAAACACATCAAATAAGAGCTCATTTCAAATATCTAGGACATCCACTATTTCATGACTCTATATATGGAGGAAATAAAATTTTTATGAAAAAAAAATGTTCAAAAAAAAATATAGAATTTTTTAATACTTGTTTAAAAATTTTACCAAGACAAGCCTTACATTCCATATCTCTTTCTTTTATTCATCCAAAAAATGAAAAATTTTATTTTTATTGTCCAATTCCTGAAGATTTTAAAATTGTTCTACAAAAATGTAGAACAGCCTTTAATTAA
- the rpoN gene encoding RNA polymerase factor sigma-54, whose amino-acid sequence MLKQKLSQKGQHRLSPQQIKLMKLVQLSTLDFEQKVQQELEENPALELEEEIEECSDLKNDNNFTENQSVDVDISEIDEYLSDDEIEDLKINNQNHNHNSIKKHIPIISGISFQEYLKNQLHTFHLSEKDLLISDFILGNIDNDGYIRRKITSIADDILLILGISVSTKKIERLLVNYIQKLDPIGVGSRNLQECLLIQLEKKKMTQEIFLSKKIIRDHFESFVKKHYQKLQKKLGIKKKNLRQVIDQIKKLNPKPGKIYSDNTKNLDHIIPDFNIFILDEKLELSLNQRNIPELRVSPLYLDMLKSCKSDKYIKKNEDTIIFLKQKIDSAKWFVDAIKQRQNTLMLTMNAIMDYQKEYFLTGDPVKIKPMILKNISQKIGVGISTVSRVANSKYVNTPYGTFLIKSFFSEKMINQEGKEISSIEIKKFLVESISKENKKKPFTDEKLSQILKKRGYLVARRTIAKYRNQMHIPVARMRKNL is encoded by the coding sequence ATGTTAAAACAAAAACTATCGCAAAAAGGTCAGCATAGACTTTCTCCACAACAAATCAAATTAATGAAATTAGTTCAATTATCCACTTTAGATTTTGAACAAAAAGTTCAACAAGAATTAGAAGAAAATCCAGCCCTGGAATTAGAAGAAGAAATAGAAGAATGTTCAGATTTAAAAAATGACAACAATTTTACAGAAAATCAATCTGTGGATGTGGATATATCTGAAATAGATGAATACTTAAGTGATGATGAAATTGAAGATTTGAAAATCAATAATCAAAATCATAATCATAATAGTATAAAAAAACATATTCCTATTATTTCTGGAATTTCTTTTCAAGAATATTTAAAAAATCAATTACACACATTTCATTTAAGTGAAAAAGATTTATTAATCTCTGATTTTATATTAGGAAATATAGATAACGATGGTTATATTAGAAGAAAAATTACATCCATAGCAGATGATATTTTATTAATACTTGGGATATCCGTTTCTACAAAAAAAATAGAAAGGTTGCTTGTGAATTATATACAAAAATTAGATCCTATAGGTGTAGGATCTAGAAATCTACAAGAATGTTTGCTAATTCAATTAGAGAAAAAAAAAATGACTCAAGAAATTTTTTTATCAAAAAAAATTATACGAGACCATTTTGAATCTTTTGTAAAAAAACATTATCAAAAATTGCAAAAAAAATTAGGAATAAAAAAAAAAAATCTACGACAAGTTATTGATCAAATAAAAAAATTAAACCCTAAACCAGGAAAAATTTATTCTGATAATACTAAAAATTTGGATCATATTATTCCGGATTTTAATATTTTCATTTTAGATGAAAAATTAGAACTTTCTCTCAATCAAAGAAATATTCCGGAACTAAGAGTATCACCCTTATATTTAGATATGTTAAAATCTTGTAAATCAGATAAGTATATAAAAAAAAATGAAGATACCATTATATTTTTGAAACAAAAAATAGATTCAGCAAAATGGTTTGTAGATGCAATTAAACAACGTCAGAATACATTAATGTTAACAATGAATGCTATTATGGATTATCAAAAAGAATATTTCTTAACTGGAGATCCAGTTAAAATAAAACCTATGATTTTAAAAAATATCTCTCAAAAAATTGGAGTAGGAATTTCTACGGTTTCACGTGTAGCTAACAGCAAATATGTTAACACACCATATGGTACTTTTTTAATAAAAAGTTTTTTTTCTGAAAAAATGATTAATCAAGAAGGAAAAGAGATCTCCTCTATTGAAATCAAAAAATTCCTAGTCGAATCAATATCTAAAGAAAATAAAAAAAAACCTTTTACTGATGAAAAATTATCCCAAATACTTAAAAAAAGAGGTTACTTAGTAGCTAGAAGAACTATTGCTAAATATAGAAATCAAATGCATATTCCTGTTGCAAGAATGCGAAAAAATTTATAA
- the pyrH gene encoding UMP kinase, whose product MKYKRSLLKLSGEALMGDNEFGLHSTRLQQYAEEVKKVVDMGAQVAIVIGGGNIFRGFPRIKEKKTINRIEGDYMGMLATIINGIAFQSYLENVGICTYIQTAIRMDEIAEPFGKDRAIRHLEKGRVVIFVAGLGNPYFTTDTAAVLRAIEIKADVLLKGTRVDGIYTKDPEQDKYAKKLKNISFDMAYKMGIKVMDQTAFILGNENDLPIIIFDINRKGNFKKVISGEKIGTIVSK is encoded by the coding sequence ATGAAGTACAAAAGATCATTATTGAAATTAAGTGGAGAAGCTCTTATGGGGGATAACGAATTTGGACTTCATTCTACTCGTCTTCAACAATACGCAGAAGAAGTAAAAAAAGTCGTAGATATGGGGGCTCAAGTTGCTATAGTTATTGGCGGAGGGAATATCTTTAGAGGATTTCCTAGAATAAAGGAAAAAAAAACTATTAATCGTATTGAAGGAGATTATATGGGAATGTTAGCTACTATTATTAACGGTATAGCTTTTCAATCCTATTTAGAAAATGTAGGAATATGTACCTATATTCAAACAGCTATTAGAATGGATGAAATTGCAGAACCTTTTGGAAAAGATAGAGCAATACGACATTTGGAAAAAGGAAGGGTTGTAATATTTGTAGCTGGATTAGGAAATCCTTATTTTACTACAGATACAGCTGCTGTCTTACGTGCTATTGAGATAAAAGCTGATGTATTATTAAAAGGAACTAGAGTAGATGGAATTTATACAAAAGATCCGGAACAAGATAAATATGCTAAAAAACTTAAAAATATATCTTTTGATATGGCATATAAAATGGGAATTAAAGTTATGGATCAAACTGCTTTCATCTTAGGAAATGAAAACGATTTACCAATTATAATTTTTGATATTAATAGAAAAGGAAATTTTAAAAAAGTGATTTCTGGAGAAAAAATAGGAACTATAGTTTCTAAATAA
- a CDS encoding class I tRNA ligase family protein: MEYNFCEIEKRWQIYWKKHNIFHVTENEKKRKYYILNMFPYPSGTGLHVGHCLGYIASDVYARYKRVKGYNILNPIGFDSFGLPAEQYAIQTGKHPCDTIIDNSHRYQKQMNKIGLSFNWDRKLYTSNPHYYRWTQWMFIHIFNSWYDKDNEQAKPINLLIREFDKNGNHFINASTTSSYKFNSKTWKKLNSLEKESILLDYRLAFLSKNIVNWCPDLGTVLANDEIKNGKSERGGYPVYKKKMLQWHIRISVYAERLIKGLNLIDCSPSLKRIQKNWIGKSIITSILLKIVYPIGKFHEIELFTTHPEMIFGMTFVVLSPDHPLADKVSTFFSNHESVLKYITKKFYIDKKTKNISGIFTGNYIFHPFIKNKKIPIYISNFFTIENQIKSIMGIPGYEDKSKKFSQRFGIEIIKILDFNEKFINSNFLNGLNRQKAKEKIIKILINNKIGSIKTIYNIRDAVFSRQRYWGEPIPIYFKNKIPKTIPIDKLPIILPKIDNFHPKNGNSPLCRASSWAWDEKNKKIVPNILIDHKYVFPIETSTMPSWAGSSWYYLRYMDVNNNQCFLDKKKENYWKNVDLYIGGSEHSTGHLIYARFWNKFLLDRGWITTEEPFKRVLNQGMILSYSAIILKVIGENIFMSYGLKNKKHAYFSFQEIYVDLSLIQNNNELNINRFKKWRPEFYSSIFILEKGVFFCKRKLEKMSKSKYNTINPDDICEKYGSDIFRVYEMFLGPINQSKPWNEEKINGIRNFINKFWCLFHRNKTFQISEKNPTIRELQILHSTIKKIERKMQSFSWNTSISLLMIITNQLITLKCNKRKILEPLVKLIAPFAPHISEELWHKLGKKKSIIFYKFPVFNSKYIIEKKITYPVMFNGKLKFLETFDSTISIKEIKSKILNHPKTKFFLKKKTLQKLILIPKKIINILLK, translated from the coding sequence ATGGAATATAATTTTTGTGAAATAGAAAAACGATGGCAAATATATTGGAAAAAACATAACATATTTCATGTAACAGAAAATGAAAAAAAAAGAAAATATTATATATTGAATATGTTTCCTTATCCTTCTGGAACAGGTCTTCATGTAGGACATTGTTTAGGGTATATAGCTTCAGACGTTTATGCTAGATATAAACGAGTAAAAGGATATAATATTCTAAATCCAATAGGATTTGATTCTTTTGGTCTTCCTGCAGAACAATACGCTATACAAACAGGTAAACATCCTTGTGATACAATTATTGATAATTCACATAGATATCAAAAACAAATGAATAAAATCGGACTTTCTTTTAATTGGGATAGAAAACTATATACTAGTAATCCTCATTATTATCGTTGGACTCAATGGATGTTTATTCATATTTTTAATTCTTGGTATGATAAAGATAATGAACAAGCTAAACCTATAAATCTTTTAATCAGAGAATTTGATAAGAACGGGAATCATTTTATTAACGCAAGTACTACATCAAGTTACAAATTCAATTCAAAAACATGGAAAAAACTAAATTCACTTGAAAAAGAATCTATCCTTTTAGATTACAGACTGGCTTTCTTATCTAAGAATATAGTGAATTGGTGTCCAGATCTAGGAACAGTATTAGCTAATGATGAAATAAAAAATGGAAAAAGTGAAAGAGGAGGATATCCAGTTTATAAAAAAAAAATGTTACAATGGCATATAAGAATCAGTGTTTATGCAGAAAGACTTATAAAAGGGTTAAACCTTATTGATTGTTCTCCTTCTTTAAAAAGAATACAAAAAAATTGGATAGGAAAATCAATAATAACTTCTATTTTATTAAAAATTGTTTATCCTATTGGTAAATTTCACGAAATTGAATTATTTACTACTCATCCAGAAATGATATTTGGAATGACTTTTGTTGTATTATCGCCAGATCATCCACTTGCAGATAAAGTAAGTACTTTTTTTTCAAATCATGAAAGTGTTTTGAAATATATTACTAAAAAATTTTATATAGATAAAAAAACAAAAAATATTTCTGGTATCTTTACAGGAAATTATATTTTCCATCCTTTTATTAAAAATAAAAAAATCCCCATTTACATTAGTAATTTTTTTACTATAGAAAATCAAATTAAATCTATAATGGGAATACCTGGATATGAAGATAAAAGTAAAAAATTTTCCCAAAGGTTTGGTATAGAAATTATAAAAATTTTAGATTTCAACGAAAAGTTCATAAATTCTAATTTTTTAAATGGACTAAATCGTCAAAAAGCAAAAGAAAAAATCATAAAAATTTTAATAAATAATAAAATAGGGTCAATTAAAACTATTTATAATATCCGTGATGCTGTTTTTTCTAGACAAAGATATTGGGGGGAACCAATTCCTATTTATTTCAAAAATAAGATACCCAAAACAATTCCTATTGATAAATTACCAATTATTCTTCCAAAAATAGATAATTTTCATCCTAAAAATGGAAACTCTCCATTATGTAGGGCTTCTAGTTGGGCTTGGGATGAAAAAAATAAAAAGATTGTACCTAATATTCTCATTGATCATAAATATGTATTTCCAATAGAAACTAGTACAATGCCCAGTTGGGCAGGATCAAGTTGGTATTATCTTAGATATATGGATGTAAATAACAATCAATGTTTTCTTGATAAAAAAAAAGAGAATTATTGGAAAAATGTTGATTTATATATTGGTGGATCTGAACATAGTACAGGTCATTTAATTTATGCTAGATTTTGGAACAAATTTTTGTTGGATAGAGGGTGGATAACAACAGAGGAACCTTTTAAAAGGGTATTAAATCAAGGGATGATTTTGAGTTATTCTGCTATTATACTTAAAGTAATAGGAGAAAATATTTTTATGTCTTATGGATTAAAAAATAAAAAACATGCATATTTTTCCTTCCAAGAGATATATGTGGATCTTTCTTTAATCCAAAATAATAATGAACTAAATATTAATCGATTTAAAAAATGGAGACCAGAATTTTATTCTTCTATTTTTATTTTAGAAAAAGGAGTTTTTTTTTGTAAAAGAAAGTTAGAAAAAATGTCAAAGTCAAAATATAATACCATAAATCCTGATGATATTTGTGAAAAATATGGATCAGATATATTTCGTGTTTATGAAATGTTTTTAGGTCCTATTAACCAATCTAAACCTTGGAATGAAGAAAAAATAAATGGGATAAGAAATTTTATAAATAAATTTTGGTGTTTGTTTCATAGAAACAAAACTTTTCAAATAAGTGAAAAAAATCCAACAATTCGAGAATTACAAATTTTACACAGTACTATAAAAAAAATAGAAAGAAAAATGCAATCTTTTTCCTGGAATACTTCTATTAGCTTATTGATGATTATCACCAATCAATTGATTACATTAAAATGTAATAAAAGAAAAATATTGGAACCTTTAGTTAAATTGATAGCTCCATTTGCACCTCATATATCTGAAGAATTATGGCATAAATTGGGGAAGAAAAAATCTATTATTTTTTATAAGTTTCCAGTTTTTAATTCAAAATATATAATAGAAAAAAAAATAACATATCCGGTTATGTTTAATGGAAAATTAAAGTTTTTAGAAACGTTTGATTCTACTATTTCAATAAAAGAAATAAAAAGTAAAATTTTAAATCATCCTAAAACAAAATTTTTTTTGAAAAAAAAGACTTTACAAAAGTTAATTTTAATACCTAAAAAAATAATAAATATCTTATTAAAGTAA